One region of Kytococcus sedentarius DSM 20547 genomic DNA includes:
- a CDS encoding GNAT family N-acetyltransferase → MTFTVRPAREDDAEVLADLSHEAFGYPRQEARSPLAEGRSTIVATDGVRVVGSATCHRYDSWWWGQTLPTAGIAGVKVAPEARGRGLVRRLIEPLLEEARGWGAVVSTLFATAPAIYRPLGYEVVATYDDETVVPTAVFRDLAPGPDALRRAVPDDLPAIVDAYEAWARQHNGPLTRRGPLFPADRAFTGGAYTLAEREGRVTGVLRWDRTSRYGEPGSTLEVHDLIALDAGAAASLLASLGSHSAVAPRTVVSTSGLDALHLLVPSWQWQRGSGNPYSLAVLDPAEALQRRTYPTWASLETSFGVDDVSWSVRLTEGTATVEPTDRAPAVRFTPRGLAVVWSGSQSLAAARQAGLAEGDDDLWSLFGTGQVHIRDYF, encoded by the coding sequence ATGACCTTCACCGTGCGCCCCGCCCGCGAGGACGACGCCGAGGTTCTGGCCGACCTCTCCCACGAGGCCTTCGGGTACCCGCGCCAGGAGGCGCGCTCGCCCCTCGCCGAGGGACGCAGCACGATCGTCGCGACCGATGGGGTGCGCGTGGTCGGGTCCGCCACCTGCCACCGCTACGACTCGTGGTGGTGGGGCCAGACCCTGCCGACAGCCGGCATCGCCGGGGTGAAGGTGGCGCCCGAGGCGCGCGGGAGGGGCCTGGTGCGTCGCCTCATCGAGCCGCTGCTGGAGGAGGCCCGCGGATGGGGCGCGGTCGTCTCCACGTTGTTCGCCACCGCCCCGGCGATCTACCGGCCGCTCGGCTATGAGGTCGTCGCCACCTACGACGACGAGACGGTGGTGCCCACCGCGGTGTTCCGCGACCTCGCGCCCGGACCGGACGCGCTGCGCCGCGCGGTGCCGGACGACCTGCCGGCCATCGTGGACGCCTACGAGGCATGGGCCCGCCAGCACAACGGCCCCCTGACCCGCCGCGGCCCACTCTTCCCCGCCGACCGGGCCTTCACCGGCGGCGCCTACACCCTGGCCGAGCGGGAGGGACGGGTCACCGGCGTGCTCCGGTGGGACCGCACGTCCCGGTACGGCGAGCCCGGGAGCACCCTGGAGGTGCACGACCTCATCGCGCTCGATGCGGGGGCGGCGGCCTCGCTGCTGGCCTCCCTGGGGTCGCACTCGGCAGTGGCGCCCCGCACCGTGGTCTCGACCTCGGGCCTCGACGCGCTGCACCTGCTGGTGCCGAGCTGGCAGTGGCAGCGCGGCAGCGGCAACCCGTACTCGCTCGCGGTGCTCGACCCCGCCGAGGCGCTGCAGCGCCGGACCTACCCCACCTGGGCGTCGCTGGAGACGAGCTTCGGGGTGGACGACGTGTCCTGGTCCGTGCGCCTCACAGAGGGGACGGCCACGGTCGAGCCCACGGACCGGGCACCGGCCGTGCGCTTCACGCCGCGGGGTCTCGCGGTGGTGTGGAGCGGCAGCCAGTCACTGGCGGCGGCCCGTCAGGCCGGCCTGGCCGAGGGGGACGACGACCTCTGGTCGCTCTTCGGCACGGGGCAGGTGCACATCCGCGACTACTTCTGA
- the trmB gene encoding tRNA (guanosine(46)-N7)-methyltransferase TrmB: MSTGSSPDRRATTDAVSGGRVPAGAPRKGAAAATGAAVEHTGVSRGDAERLPDGRLKRVTRSYVIRGERPDPRHAQAWDKHADRLVVEPPRTTEPLSVDPGFRFDAAAVFGRTAPLVVEIGAGSGDAVAAHALAHPEVDHLAIEVWHPGAAQIVSQLAHHGLENVRVIEVDAARAFATMFEPGSLAEVWTFFPDPWPKAKHHKRRLVSTALAQDVARALRPGGVWRLATDWADYAWWMRDVIEASEHFDSPHAGERAHPEDPAGPGHGGFAPRFAERPVTRFERKGLGVDREVRDVIGVRR, translated from the coding sequence GTGAGCACCGGGTCGTCACCGGACCGCAGGGCCACGACCGATGCGGTGAGCGGCGGCCGGGTGCCCGCCGGCGCCCCCCGCAAGGGCGCGGCTGCCGCAACGGGCGCCGCGGTGGAGCACACGGGTGTCTCGCGCGGCGACGCCGAGCGCCTGCCGGATGGGCGGTTGAAGCGCGTGACGCGCTCGTACGTCATCCGCGGGGAGCGGCCGGACCCGCGCCACGCTCAGGCGTGGGACAAGCACGCTGACCGCCTCGTGGTGGAGCCGCCGCGCACCACCGAGCCGTTGTCGGTGGACCCGGGCTTCCGGTTCGACGCCGCTGCGGTGTTCGGCCGGACGGCCCCGCTGGTCGTGGAGATCGGCGCCGGGTCCGGGGATGCCGTCGCGGCGCACGCGCTGGCGCACCCGGAGGTGGACCACCTCGCGATCGAGGTGTGGCACCCGGGGGCGGCGCAGATCGTCTCGCAGCTGGCGCACCACGGGCTGGAGAACGTGCGCGTCATCGAGGTCGATGCGGCGCGGGCCTTCGCGACGATGTTCGAGCCCGGGTCGCTGGCCGAGGTCTGGACCTTCTTCCCGGACCCCTGGCCCAAGGCGAAGCACCACAAGCGCCGCCTGGTCAGCACTGCCCTGGCGCAGGACGTCGCCCGTGCCCTGCGCCCGGGTGGCGTGTGGCGGCTGGCCACGGACTGGGCGGACTACGCGTGGTGGATGCGTGACGTCATCGAGGCCAGTGAGCACTTCGACAGCCCGCATGCGGGGGAGCGGGCCCACCCTGAGGACCCGGCCGGGCCCGGCCACGGCGGGTTCGCGCCGCGCTTCGCCGAGCGCCCCGTGACGCGCTTCGAGCGCAAGGGGCTGGGCGTCGACCGCGAGGTGCGGGACGTCATCGGCGTCCGTCGCTGA
- the lepA gene encoding translation elongation factor 4: protein MSPVARTALQPAATPPSQIRNFCIIAHIDHGKSTLADRMLQITEVVQPRDMRAQYLDRMDIERERGITIKSQAVRMPWALGEGKDQETFVLNMIDTPGHVDFTYEVSRSLAACEGAILLVDAAQGIEAQTLANLYLAMENELTIIPVLNKIDLPAAQPEKYAEEIAGLIGCEPEDVLKVSGKTGAGVEDLLDHVVAMIPAPVGDADAPPRAMIFDSVYDTYRGVVTYVRVVDGQLRPRERITMMSTGATHELLEIGVSSPEPHATKGLGVGETGYLITGVKDVRQSKVGDTVTSHHHGATTPIGGYKDPTPMVYSGLYPIDGSDYPVLREALDKLKLNDAALVYEPETSAALGFGFRVGFLGMLHLEIVRERLERENNLDLISTMPNVIYTVRMEDGTEVVVTNPSEFPGGKVSSITEPVVKATILTPSEFIGSVMELCQSRRGDLAGMDYLSEERVEMRYTLPLAEIVFDFFDNLKSRTRGYASFEYSEAGYQEADLVKVDILLQGDQVDAFSSIVHKDKAYAYGVEMAGKLKELIPRQQFEVPIQAAVGSRIIARETIRAIRKDVLSKCYGGDISRKRKLLEKQKEGKKRMKMVGTVEVPQEAFIAALSQDGEKGKDAK from the coding sequence GTGTCCCCCGTTGCCCGTACCGCCCTGCAGCCGGCCGCGACCCCTCCGTCGCAGATCCGCAACTTCTGCATCATCGCCCACATCGACCACGGCAAGTCCACGCTGGCCGACCGGATGCTGCAGATCACCGAGGTGGTGCAGCCGCGTGACATGCGTGCCCAGTACCTGGACCGCATGGACATCGAGCGTGAGCGCGGCATCACCATCAAGTCGCAGGCCGTGCGCATGCCCTGGGCCCTGGGGGAGGGCAAGGACCAGGAGACCTTCGTTCTGAACATGATCGACACGCCGGGGCACGTCGACTTCACCTATGAGGTGTCGCGCTCCCTGGCCGCCTGCGAGGGTGCGATCCTGCTCGTGGACGCGGCGCAGGGCATCGAGGCGCAGACCCTGGCCAACCTGTACCTGGCCATGGAGAACGAGCTCACCATCATCCCGGTGCTCAACAAGATCGACCTGCCGGCCGCGCAGCCGGAGAAGTATGCCGAGGAGATCGCGGGCCTCATCGGGTGCGAGCCCGAGGACGTGCTGAAGGTCTCGGGCAAGACCGGTGCGGGCGTCGAGGACCTGCTGGACCACGTCGTGGCGATGATCCCTGCGCCGGTGGGCGATGCGGACGCGCCGCCCCGAGCGATGATCTTCGACTCGGTCTACGACACCTACCGCGGCGTGGTGACCTACGTCCGGGTGGTGGACGGCCAGCTGAGGCCGCGCGAGCGCATCACCATGATGTCCACCGGCGCCACCCACGAGCTGCTGGAGATCGGTGTCAGCTCGCCGGAGCCCCATGCCACCAAGGGGCTCGGCGTGGGGGAGACCGGCTACCTCATCACCGGGGTGAAGGACGTGCGGCAGTCCAAGGTGGGCGACACGGTCACGTCCCACCACCACGGCGCGACGACGCCGATCGGTGGCTACAAGGACCCCACCCCGATGGTGTACTCCGGCCTCTACCCGATCGACGGCTCGGACTACCCGGTGCTGCGCGAGGCGCTGGACAAGCTCAAGCTGAACGACGCCGCGCTGGTGTACGAGCCGGAGACCTCCGCGGCGCTGGGCTTCGGCTTCCGCGTGGGCTTCCTGGGCATGCTCCACCTGGAGATCGTGCGCGAGCGCCTGGAGCGCGAGAACAACCTCGACCTCATCTCCACCATGCCCAACGTGATCTACACGGTGCGCATGGAGGATGGCACCGAGGTGGTGGTCACCAACCCGAGCGAGTTCCCCGGCGGCAAGGTCTCCAGCATCACCGAGCCGGTCGTGAAGGCCACCATCCTCACGCCCTCGGAGTTCATCGGGTCGGTGATGGAGCTGTGCCAGTCGCGCCGCGGTGACCTCGCGGGCATGGACTACCTCTCCGAGGAGCGGGTGGAGATGCGCTACACCCTCCCGCTGGCGGAGATCGTGTTCGACTTCTTCGACAACCTGAAGTCCCGCACCCGCGGGTACGCCTCCTTCGAGTACTCCGAGGCGGGCTACCAGGAGGCGGACCTGGTGAAGGTCGACATCCTGCTGCAGGGGGACCAGGTCGATGCCTTCAGCTCGATCGTGCACAAGGACAAGGCCTACGCCTACGGGGTGGAGATGGCGGGCAAGCTCAAGGAGCTCATCCCGCGGCAGCAGTTCGAGGTGCCGATCCAGGCCGCGGTGGGCTCCCGCATCATCGCCCGCGAGACGATCCGAGCGATCCGCAAGGACGTCCTCTCCAAGTGCTACGGCGGTGACATCAGCCGTAAGCGCAAGCTGCTGGAGAAGCAGAAGGAGGGCAAGAAGCGCATGAAGATGGTGGGCACGGTCGAGGTGCCGCAGGAGGCCTTCATCGCTGCGCTGAGCCAGGACGGCGAGAAGGGCAAGGACGCCAAGTGA